One window of the Trifolium pratense cultivar HEN17-A07 linkage group LG2, ARS_RC_1.1, whole genome shotgun sequence genome contains the following:
- the LOC123905410 gene encoding uncharacterized protein LOC123905410, producing the protein MSQSSGSAQIKNKIADTVKTRSKSKKEGTTVVVDAMPLSSIPATTSKKKKSAKSTKKVSESSPSISIKSDSVRSKKKKPQSPIKRGLSMSDLYLNKDLSETANVESHDVASGKNANVESSVKSVSEKVNQENPSVEENPSSVETLRKTQNIAENVGVSNNPSVPESMTVPTNVITDVAEKSQEKAVVTDAPTGVEPSSIPTDAEKDVEASKGGSSPHANTATGSFGSGSNTEASTEEEVNKESTPEDVADSEPENEAGEDSEKTTNEEQDIVDVDEVPSEEDLQPPPTQKGIGRRLRSRTTTPAPAVTTTPAVTKKAKDTTLKPVKYGPKKSWSKSIPPPEKKKGVLKRKSAPSSDSEFEAEKDDSSIKPPAKKAMSAKKAMPQSVAPDIEDFPCDNVSFHLPSYAQRWGIICKRRLALERELGKDILECEEIVSLINDAGLIKTVWGLGSCYEKLVREFVVNIPIGCDNPLDKEFQKVFVRGKCVTFSPSVINKVLGNADDPHPDIDVSDNVVCKTITAEKVKTWPKKAKVPAVKLTQKYAILNRIASVNWVPTTHASDIATNLGKLIYMIGTGTKFNAGLYIFNQVVQHAKTSVTKQPIAFPTLICDIILSQHPNIRHEDESAKKRATPLSIHQKLLGKQHAPDIAGPSNTAADTPMTRKEMIAMLEANCKELDEKKLQFERMIHALRVEEAAAQAADADDDDSSGGEEADSDTEREESDSSPSASV; encoded by the coding sequence ATGTCTCAATCTTCCGGTTCCGCtcagatcaaaaacaaaattgctgaTACTGTGAAAACGAGATCAAAGTCTAAGAAGGAAGGAACAACTGTTGTGGTAGATGCGATGCCTTTATCAAGTATTCCTGCAACTActtctaagaagaagaaatctgcaAAATCCACTAAGAAAGTAAGTGAATCGTCTCCCTCAATCTCTATTAAGTCTGATTCTGTTAggtctaagaagaagaaaccccAATCTCCCATAAAAAGGGGTTTGAGCATGTCTGATCTATACTTGAATAAGGATCTTTCTGAAACTGCGAATGTGGAATCGCATGATGTTGCCTCCGGCAAAAATGCGAATGTTGAATCGTCTGTTAAGTCTGTGTCTGAAAAGGTGAATCAAGAAAACCCTTCTGTAGAGGAAAACCCTAGTTCTGTTGAAACCCTAagaaaaacccaaaatattgCTGAGAATGTTGGTGTGAGCAATAATCCTAGTGTTCCTGAGAGTATGACAGTTCCCACGAATGTCATAACTGATGTTGCTGAAAAATCTCAAGAAAAGGCTGTTGTAACCGATGCCCCAACTGGTGTTGAACCATCCTCTATACCAACTGATGCTGAGAAGGATGTTGAAGCATCCAAAGGAGGATCTAGCCCACATGCTAACACTGCCACTGGGTCGTTTGGCAGTGGATCTAATACTGAAGCTTCCACTGAAGAGGAAGTAAACAAAGAAAGTACCCCTGAAGATGTGGCTGATTCTGAACCAGAAAATGAAGCTGGTGAAGATTCTGAGAAAACCACCAATGAAGAGCAGGAcatagtagatgttgatgaagtCCCCTCTGAAGAAGATCTGCAACCTCCACCTACTCAGAAAGGAATTGGGAGAAGACTAAGAAGCAGGACCACTACACCTGCACCTGCTGTTACCACTACCCCTGCTGTCACCAAGAAAGCAAAGGACACTACTCTGAAGCCTGTCAAGTATGGGCCCAAGAAAAGTTGGAGCAAGTCTATACCTCCtcctgaaaagaaaaagggtGTACTGAAAAGAAAGAGTGCACCATCAAGTGACTCTGAATTTGAAGCTGAAAAGGATGACTCAAGCATCAAGCCTCCTGCTAAGAAGGCTATGTCTGCTAAGAAGGCCATGCCTCAATCTGTTGCTCCTGACATTGAAGACTTTCCTTGtgacaatgtttcatttcatcttccatcCTATGCTCAACGATGGGGAATCATTTGCAAACGAAGATTGGCTCTGGAAAGGGAACTAGGTAAAGATATTCTGGAATGTGAAGAGATTGTGAGTTTGATCAATGATGCTGGATTGATCAAAACTGTGTGGGGCTTAGGCTCCTGCTATGAGAAGCTGGTTAGGGAGTTTGTTGTCAACATTCCTATAGGTTGTGACAATCCCTTGGACAAAGAATTTCAGAAGGTATTTGTTCGAGGAAAATGTGTGACATTTTCTCCAAGTGTGATCAACAAGGTGCTAGGTAATGCTGATGATCCTCACCCTGACATAGATGTATCTGACAATGTGGTCTGCAAAACTATCACAGCTGAAAAGGTGAAAACCTGGCCAAAGAAGGCGAAGGTACCTGCTGTCAAGCTAACCCAAAAGTATGCCATCTTGAATCGTATTGCATCTGTCAACTGGGTTCCTACAACACATGCATCTGATATtgcaacaaatctgggtaagctcatttatatgattggtACTGGTACTAAGTTTAATGCTggtctatatattttcaatcaagttgtgCAGCATGCTAAAACCTCTGTCACCAAGCAACCCATTGCATTTCCAACTTTGATCTGTGACATCATCTTGTCCCAACATCCGAATATAAGGCATGAGGATGAGTCTGCTAAGAAAAGGGCAACTCCTTTGTCCATTCATCAGAAGCTGCTCGGTAAACAGCATGCTCCAGATATTGCTGGACCATCAAATACTGCTGCTGACACTCCTATGACAAGGAAGGAGATGATTGCTATGCTGGAAGCAAACTGTAAAGAGCTAGATGAAAAGAAGTTgcagtttgaaaggatgatacATGCTCTCAGGGTTGAAGAGGCTGCAGCTCAAGCAGCTGATGCAGATGATGATGATTCTAGTGGTGGAGAAGAAGCTGACTCAGATACTGAAAGAGAAGAAAGTGATTCCTCCCCAAGTGCTTCTGTGTAA